The Papio anubis isolate 15944 chromosome 10, Panubis1.0, whole genome shotgun sequence genome includes the window TGACTCTACTCTGCTCAAGATTCTGTTTATCCCTTTACAGGTGTAACTTCCAACACTGAAACTGCAGCCCAGACTTCTCCCTGGAGGTTTGACTCATATATCCAACTTATTTGGACAACTTCACCTAGATGGCCCATAGTCATATAAAATCCACCATGGCTCAAAGTAAACTTAGTTTCCACTTCAACTTCACTTCCCCTGATATTTCATACCTCATTTAGTAATATTTCCATTCACTTCTCACTCAAACCAAAAACCTAGAAGTCATCCTTTATTCAGTCAAGAAGTTCTTGTTTTACCTCATGTTTCTTGATATTTCCCACTCCTCTTCATCCTTTTTATTAGGAACCTACCTAATCCCTTCATCCTTTTCATTAGGAATCCTTTTTATTGGGATACCTTCCTAATCTACCTAATACCTTCATCCTTTTTATTAGGAATCTAGCTCAGGCCATCATTATCTCTTTATTGTAATGCTGAATGAAATAGTCATCTAATGTACCATCTTCAGTTTTGTCCATATCAAATCCCTTTAGCACATATGCAGAATGATATATCTAAGATAAAAATGAAACCTTATCAGTTTCCTCCAAACTCTGTAATGTGCTAGGCTCCATCACAGAGTAGGTACCTATTCttgtttgtcaaatgaataaatgaagaataagACCAGAGGCCTCTCAATATCCAAGGTTGGAGCTTATCTGGATTCTAGATTGTGTATTGTCTACCATCCTTTGAGAATGTCGTTTATCAACCAAatttttgtttctcagttttcCTTGGAACTTCACAAAACCAGAATGAATAGCATATTTTTATAGTGTATAGGTTGTATATAAGAACAGATAGGGTCCCTATGGTGAAAATCAAACCTATGTGCTATATGCTTATCTTTTAGTATAatctattaaatttttattaatcatttcttAAGAgaacttttcaaatataaatcTTTCCCTCCCTTACACTACGTAGCTAGAGTTCAGTGTTATGAAACAAAGATTCCTTCTCATCACAGTTTGACAATTGGTGTTTTGATTTCTAGTCTTTAGAGTTGTGTAAATTTGTTCTAACAAAGAATCATTTTAGAACTGTTTGCTTAAAACAACTTGCCAGAACACCAAAAAGTATATGTGATGATATAATTAGATGTTTAAACATGCTAATGAGGTCAAAGGCAGGGAAGCTTGGGCTTGGTATTTCCTTTACTCACTTTTAAATTTTCGTACAATGCTTCAGTGTGCATTTTTCCCCCTGtgtgttaaaatatacataacataaaagttacaatttaatcatttttaagtgtgtaaGTACACTTAAGTacataaccatttttaagtgtataagcATTAGGTACATTCACATTTTTTGTGCAATTTCAGTATACTTTTtcctgaaattatatttaaataattcaatattttcatGATTGAGACCCAAAACTTCCATTGAATAAGTAGAATTTTGGGGGGACTTATCAACgtgttttgaagaaaaatgattttgtgtttttttattttggttaaggAGCTTGCATTATATCCAATCTTATTGGGCTTAGGGAAAGCAAATGtcaatggaaatttatttgatttatctgaactttgtttccaattttagcttaataaaataattaaatatttaaataaatgtattaaaatattaaatatttaggaaGCTGAAAATCTTCTACTGTTGTGAAGAGTCCCATGTAATCATGATTGGTATCCTATTCCTAACAGTAGTAGATAAGCAACAATGttgtagaaaataattaaaaaattgaaaagacatTTGGCCATTTCCCCctgtattttgaaatgatttctaAGTTTAGAAATCAGACCTTCTAGCATAAGATTAGAtagaaattatctttattatatacatatattagaaaCAGTGCTTATAGATAAATCAGTCTTGTGTTGTTTtaacaaaagagtaaaatatttgtCTATTGCTTTACTAGTTCATGAGACTCTTCTTGATTCTGATGATTGAATCCTTTATAAGATATTGATTGATTTCAAAAGACAGTAGATCCAAAATGTGAAGTATTATTTAGAGATGTTCAGAGACCATATAAacccaattttgtttatttttttagtttaacTTATTTAAATGTGATTCCTTTCTTGAGAAATGATAACGTGGAGACTTATGTATAGAATGTTAGAAAGTAGAAAGGATTGAATTCAATGTCTGACTAATTATTGGACTCAACTGCAGTGTGAGGTTAAGCTTTAATGTAAGGGACAGAGGAATGACAATGCACTATttatcttaataaatttaaagctTTTGTTGTAAGCTGCTCAAAGAGAAACTTTGGTTGTGGGACAGGAGTCGGGTGGAAGTGGTATTGGTACTTCAGCCTCTTGCCTTCATTCTCGTGTGAGGAGAGTTGGCTTTGAAATAAACTGAAAGACCTTGGAGTTTATAAAAATCTCCTGGAAAGATGTTATGGTCATTGGAATCAGTTCAGTCATCTAATGAGCTAGACATTGACTGGAGCACACTTGAACTGATAATAAACTTGGTTTCTTTTGGAAAGTGCCGAAAGTACCCATCTTCCCAatacatacataacataaaatttaccgtctgaccatttttaagtatatagttgAATTGTGTTAAGTGTATAGTGAATCAAATTGACTCTCattcaatcatcatcatcataattattatattttgtatttaccaAGAATGAAAACTGATACCTAACCTTCAACTTTTTCTAGGCTGTTTACCTTAATATTCCTTCTTTCCCACCACCAATCTGCCAAGATCTTCTTGAGGGAATACAGATGTAGGGGTGTAGGACTCTGGTGGTGAAGAAGCTTAGAAGATTTGGAGTCTTCCACCCTTCCTGTCTGCTGAGGCACCATTTCCATCTCCTGTCTTCTTTCCCAGCCTGTCAGAGCCAATAGCATGGCTATTGAAAGAACAGCATGATTGCTCTCTGAATccagacatttttctttcctgtggcAGACCTGGAGAAATATCAGAGTCCTGAACCTTTTCCAGCATATTTTGAATGTACATAATCCTGGCTGTAGTAATCAGCAGACAAACTAATTATTCATTCACACATGCTCTAGCCAAGTTTTAGCTCATTTGGAAACTTGTAATGACTTTGGATTCTGTCCTTTGTAAAATGACAACCTAAGAATCTTATCTTTTTTGCTGGTTCCAAGTTTTAGGTGGGATTTTGATATAAGTTTTATAATCATGTAGGAATTGTGGGTCAAAACAAGAAATTAGCATTATGGGCAGGTGGATTCTTTTGCAGGCtagatataaaacatatatttcttgaaggcttgtCATGCTAGGGGGGAATGTCTTGATTTAAGGAGATTTGGCAGAGGAGAGCCTTGTAAGAGAAAGCTATTCTGATAAGAGTGGTTTTGTTCTTACAAATAAACAGTGGCTCAAGTCAGTAACAGAGCAATAGACTATGGAGAATGCTAGCGTAATGTCATACTTGGGGTATAGGAACCATATACATTCATTTAGAGTAGCATTaatttcccatttaatatttGTTAGAAACTATTATAGATTTTATCACTCTGCTGACAACAATTCTATTTGGAACATGAACtgcttatataaaaatcatttttaatgtgaaaactCTCATTAGCTTAAAACGCAAGTCAAAGGGTTAGCTTTAAAAGCTGAGTCACAATCTCATTTACCATCAGAATTcacagttttcttctttattttacttgGTAGATTAATCCCGTCTCAGCAATGCCATTAGGTGCCTGCCTTGATGGTGTggaaaaatacacacaaacatcTGATATTTCTAAGCATGTGAGTTGTGACAAATTTAAATGTGTTCTAATAGAGCATCTGTGTATAACTAGCTGAAGATTTATAGGTGTTTTTTAACTTAAGGATGAGGAAATTGACCACATAGGATAATTAAAAATAGCAACTCTTTGTAAAAGCAGGAGCTAAGTTGTTAAATGCCAGGGCACCAACAGGCAATATTCTGTAATCTAAATTGGGTAATTTCTATCATTGTCACTTGAAGATCTGATATATATTGGAGTCAATGAATCATCCCACCAACATCTCATAACTAAAgcaaattttgtttccttttcatggGTAGAGTTTTAGTCAATTGAATAATAAATTGTCCTGTCTTTTCTGAATCATAGGATAGGCAAGTTTATATAGGCAGAACTGATGAAATGAGATCCCAGAGAAGATATTCTaccctgttttaaaatatttccaatgaaGGATACGGTCCAGACTACTTTGGTTATAGTTTTCGGTATTTGAAATAGTAATCTCATgtggttgttttaaaaatattttcaatttatcacTGAAGATTTGTCTGAAATGTTCAGAAGTCAGGAATGAATTAACTTCTGTATAATACCCAATATCCTGGTCAGTACCTACTCAGTCCTACAGTTACTGGGTGTATAAGGCAATGCTCCTCTTCCTTTGAAAAGCATAACCTTTGAAGCCCTTACAGTTTATAAAGAACAGTCATGCACTCAGTCTCACAATGACACTATGTTATATAAAAAGATTACTGATTCCTATCAGAAATTAAGAttgagagaggttaagtgacttactcAAGGTCATATATTTAGGGAGTGGAATAATTACAACTCAAGaacatggtggtatgtgcctgtaatcccagctacttgggaggctgatgcaggagagtcacgtgaactcgggaggcggaggttgcattgcactgaggtcatgccactgcactccagcctgggcaacagagcgagattctatcaaaaaaaaaagaacagttatttttttctccaaggaCAAGGTACTTTGCACTCTACATTTTGCTGACTCTTTGGTATGCTTATAAAATTGGGCATGGTAAACATGCATTATGATGTTTTTGGGAAATTTGTTCCTGGGGCAGTCATGTGAATTGGGATGTGGTTGGGAGCATCATTAATTGAGTCTGTGGTCAGAACAGAGACtagtataaagaaatacccagtTTAAGTGGCATCAGTCAGATATTCAGTGTAAATGAATTGGGAATGATAGACACAGTGGACAGTCCAAGACTGAAATGAAATCCATCATCTCATCGGTATTCAGAGGACTGGAACTGTATTTTAGGAAGGATGATAGGGGAGAAGGCCTAGATACAATCAAGAGGGaaacagtctcaaaaaataataaacctgCTTAAGATACTCTCTTCTGAACGGATGAATTTTGATGACCTGTTGGCCCTGTTGGTCAGGGAAGGGTGAAATGGGCTGAGGAAACTGGAATTCTGTAACACTAAGATCCAAGGACACTTCCAGAAATGGCATTTGCAAGGTGGAAGTGTTTCCTGTAAAATCTTCCGGCAAAGGGCTTTGAAATTTAACTTATATTGGAAGAACCTTAAAAAGATAGTAGAGCCATTCATATTTCTATTTGGTTTAAGCTGTGCCTACTAATAACATTACACTGAAATGCAGGTGTGAATTCCTATAATGTTAAAATCAAATTGTTTACCTCAGTTTGAAAATTTGCTCAAATGTGAGTGATTGGCTATTGTTAGCTCTCAATTTGACTTTCAAGACACCTTGAAAAAGCTtgagaaaaaaagtgatttctAGTTAAGCTGTTCAGTTAAGCACTTTGTGATACAAAGTATGTTAAGGTAAAACCATTTATTTAAATCCACCTTAAGAAAACCTCTTTAAAAGGTTGCAAAGTATAAATGaggaaacctttaaaaatatacagcttTATTTCTGTTGCATATCTATTGGGAGTTGAGCTAGGTAGTTGAGGCACCAGCATGAGGTTCTTAAGAAATCTGCTTTAAGGAACAAATCAGAGTGATTTGTACTTAATACTTGATTTTGTTTCAAAGACCACACAGGCAtctgaaaaataagtttttgcCTGAATcctataatttcagttttcttagcaatttctcttttctgaaacaGTGAAAAGGTAAACTTTAGGCTAGCCTCTATTCAAATAATCACAATATGTGAATTGAAGTTTGAGGAGTTCATAGAGTGTTACTGAATTTGTCTGTTTTCTAAAAGATATTGATTCattcttttcaaattgttttacAGGATCCTTCAAACCAAAAATGTGGTGGAAGAAAGAAAACCGTGTCTTTCAGCAGCATGCCATcggaaaagaaaattagcagtGCAAATGACTGCATCAGCTTCATGCAAGCTGGCTGTGAGCTGAAGAAAGTCCGGCCAAATTCTCGCATTTACAACCGTTTTTTCACTCTGGACACAGACCTCCAAGCTCTTCGCTGGGAACCTTCAAAGAAAGACCTTGAGAAAGCCAAGCTTGATATTTCTGCCATAAAAGAGATCAGACTGGGGaaaaacacagaaacatttaGAAACAATGGCCTTGCTGACCAGATCTGTGAGGACTGTGCCTTTTCCATACTCCATGGGGAAAACTATGAGTCTCTGGACCTAGTTGCTAATTCAGCAGATGTGGCAAACATCTGGGTGTCTGGGTTACGGTACCTGGTTTCTCGAAGTAAGCAGCCTCTTGATTTTATGGAGGGCAACCAGAACACACCACGGTTCATGTGGTTGAAAACAGTGTTTGAAGCAGCAGATGTTGATGGGAATGGGATTATGTTGGAAGACACCTCGGTAGAGTTAATAAAACAACTCAACCCTACTCTGAAGGAAGCCAAGATCAGGTTAAAGTTTAAAGAAATCCAGAAGAGCAAGGAAAAACTAACCACCCGTGTGACCGAAGAGGAATTTTGTGAAGCTTTTTGTGAACTTTGCACCAGGCCAGAAGTGTATTTCTTACTTGTACAGATatctaaaaacaaagaatatttggATGCCAATGATCTCATGCTCTTTTTAGAAGCTGAGCAAGGAGTCACCCATATCACCGAGGATATGTGCTTAGACATCATAAGGAGATATGAACTTTCTGAAGAGGGACGTCAAAAAGGGTTTCTTGCAATTGATGGCTTTACCCAGTATTTATTGTCATCAGAATGTGACATTTTTGATCCTGAGCAAAAGAAGGTTGCCCAAGATATGACCCAGCCATTATCTCACTACTATATCAATGCCTCTCATAACACCTATCTAATAGAAGACCAGTTCAGGGGGCCAGCTGACATCAATGGGTATGTTAGAGCTTTGAAAATGGGCTGTCGAAGCATTGAACTCGATGTAAGTGATGGTTCCGATAATGAACCAATCCTTTGTAATCGAAATAACATGACAACACATGTTTCCTTTCGAAGTGTCATAGAGGTAATAAATAAATTTGCCTTTGTTGCTTCTGAATACCCACTCATTCTTTGCTTGGGAAATCATTGCTCCTTGCTACAGCAGAAGGTAATGGTTCAACAGATGAAAAAGGTCTTTGGCAATAAACTCTATACCGAAGCACCTTTGCCCTCAGAATCCTACCTCCCATcaccagaaaaattaaaaagaatgatcaTTGTGAAAGGAAAGAAGTTGCCTTCTGATCCAGATGTGTTAGAAGGAGAAGTtacagatgaagatgaagaagccGAAATGTCTCGAAGGATGTCGGTAGATTACAATGGTGAGCAGAAACAAATCAGACTGTGTAGGGAGCTCTCTGATTTGGTATCTATTTGTAAATCTGTTCAGTACAGGGATTTTGAACTATCTATGAAAAGCCAAAACTATTGGGAAATTTGTTCATTTAGTGAAACAGAGGCCAGCCGCATTGCAAATGAGTACCCAGAGGATTTTGTTAATTATAATAAGAAGTTCTTATCAAGAATCTATCCCAGTGCCATGAGGATCGATTCCAGTAACTTGAATCCACAGGACTTTTGGAATTGTGGCTGTCAGATTGTAGCAATGAATTTTCAGACTCCAGGTCCAATGATGGACCTTCACACGGGCTGGTTTCTTCAAAATGGGGGATGTGGTTATGTTCTAAGGCCGTCTATCATGCGAGATGAAGTTTCTTACTTCAGCGCAAATACAAAGGGCATTGTACCTGGGGTGTCTCCTCTAGCTCTTCATATCAAGATCATCAGTGGTCAGAATTTCCCAAAGCCCAAGGGAGCTTGTGCCAAAGGGGATGTCATAGATCCCTATGTGTGTATAGAGATACACGGAATTCCAGCGGATTGTTCGGAACAAAGAACTAAAACTGTACAGCAAAACAGTGATAATCCTATTTTTGATGAAACTTTTGAGTTCCAAGTAAACCTACCTGAGCTCGCCATGATCCGTTTTGTTGCTCTGGATGATGACTACATTGGGGATGAGTTTATAGGGCAATATACGATACCATTTGAATGTTTGCAGCCTGGATATCGGCATGTTCCCCTGCGCTCTTTTGTGGGTGACATCATGGAGCACGTAACCCTTTTTGTCCACATAGCAATAACTAATCGAAGTGGAGGAGGAAAGGCACAGAAGCGCAGTCTTTCAGTGAGAATGGGGAAGAAAGTTCGGGAGTATACCATGCTCAGGAATATCGGTCTTAAAACCATTGATGACATCTTTAAAATAGCAGTTCATCCATTACGAGAAGCCATAGATATGAGAGAAAATATGCAGGTAGGAGAAACATCCTGCACTCTCCTTCCCTATTCCTGCTTATTCCTACCCTTCTAATGTTTTATTAATGAAGTGATTTGCAAAAATTTATCAGAAAGATTGTTTAagtctgggcgcggtgactcatgcctatatcccagcactttgggaggctgaggcaggtggatcacttgaggccaggagttcgagcccagcttgggaaacatggtgaaaccctgtatctctaaaaaaatacaaaagttagcgaggtgtggtggtgagcatgtgtagtcccagctactcaggaggctgaggtgggagaattacttgagcctgggaggtcagtgatgcagtgagctgtgattatacgagtgcactccagcctgggcaacaacagaacAAGTCCctgtctgaaaatgaaaaaagaaagaaagatgtgtaAACCTGTGTACCATTGAACTAAGTTCAGTAttgtctttgataaaacagatatattttatgtttctaacTGTGAATGCTGTGTTCAGTTCGGACTGAACTAAGATGTAGCAAAATGCTGTATATCCATTAAATATCCTTAGTACAAAACTGAATCAATATATGGAAATGTGCATCtgaaacaatgggaaaaaagtagaatatacaatatatgtgtgtaatatataaaaaattatacaaacacacacatactaaTTACcagtgtatatataacatatttgcAGATGTGAACATGAGAGAGAATTTGAAGTGATATAAAACAAGTGTAATGCCTATTAggttattttttagttttaaattatgtataatgacaacaataataaattaCTCCCCACAAGAACaagtaaaactaaacaaaaaaaaaaaaatcagcactcAAACTTGTTGAAAAGTATTTAACCTTGTCTTAGAAATGTGGTTTAATTGAAAGAACATTGGTTCTTGATCAAATCTATCCCTGTGCGATCTTCAGCAAATTATTTCAGGTCTCTGCTCATCAATATTGTCCacgtaaagaaacaaaaataattatacttatCACAAGATTATTATTAGAGTAAAATTAGAGTATATGGAAATTGACTAGCCTCAACATTTAGAAATTCAATGTtaagttttctttccttcattaatGCTTATAATCTGAGACAGtgttaaacttaaaaaaaaactacttaataTACTTATTAGGCTAGTGTTATTAGATGCAAACAATAACAGATATTAACTGAGTACCTGCAATATGCAAAGTGGATATTATTCAATCCACTTTATTTCTTTAGCTGATGTGTTTATAATAATCCTCACCAAAAATCCCTGTTTTCAAGATAGAGAATAAATTTGAAAAGGTTACTGcatttcctaaatatttcaaGTTAACAAATAACAATGTTAGCCTTTAAATCCAGGATTGCCAGTATTTAATAGAACAACAGGGTgagtatagttaataataactgCACATTTTAGAGTAACGTAAAGagtctaattggattgtttgcaagtcaatggataaatgcttgaggggatgcataccccattcttcatgatgtgcttatttcatattgcatgcttgtatcaagacatctcatgtacctcataaatatatatacctactatgtacctacaaaaattaaaaattaaagaaaataaatccaggATTGCCTAATACCAAAATCCATTACCATTATCATTCATGTGATGCAGAACCACAAACCCATGACACAGTTAAATACTTGTGGTGGGTTGTCTTAgccaccattttaaaaatagaatccaAATAATATCAGCATATTCTATGTACCTTTTTCTGACATAATTCTAGTACTATTATAAATCCCTATGTTAGATTACTTATAAACCATTTCTGCACTTAACTTTATAGATTagactttacatattttatataattcttgAAATATGtactttgcatattttatattatgtatttaaaatacatagaagaaGAGTTACAGATAAAGCATATCCAGGTAGCGATGATAGTTCATATTATCTTAACATAAAGTCTTTGGGGTTAAGGATTTTTTGGAGTCTCATCAGTAGAAAAATGAAGGTGATCATTGTCATGAAATTCATGAGACACATAATAAATTGGGTACTGTTTGCTGTgggtaaaatgtaaaatagtcataatttctatttcaaataaattttttgaaaagaccgtAACATGGACAAATGTAGCTCTACATGAAATGTGCTttcagtgtgtgtgtctgtcaggTGCCTTACTGATGAAGTGACAAAGGAATGCCATTGATTAGTCAGATGGAGGGTGGTGAGCAGTAGCATCCTGCTACCTTGAGGAAAAAAGCCCTAGCGAAATGCACTCCAGTATACAACCCCTGCCATTATGTTTTCCTGATCACCATGATACAAATCATACATGGCATTCATGATCAGCCAGTACTTAGTTGTGTGACTATCCCAGTGCTCTGCTTTGAAAAGCACTGCATAGCCTTGTGTCCCAATCTGCTTTGCTTTCATGGGATGTTTGTGGTTATTGGTAAAAATTGAGCAAGATGAAGTATAGTCATGAATAGCTGTgtgtattatcttttaaaaatgaatatactttTCTGTAAACCTGGGAGTGCTGGGGGTGATGTGTCAGGTGGTCAGAAGTGTGATTCCATGTTTTCTTCCTCACAGAACGCAATCGTGTCTATTAAGGAACTATGTGGACTCCCTCCAATTGCCAGTCTGAAGCAGTGCCTGTTAACTCTGTCATCTCGGCTCATCACCAGTGACAATACTCCTTCAGTCTCACTTGTGATGAAAGACAGCTTTCCTTACCTGGAGCCTCTGAGTGCAATTCCAGATGTGCAGAAAAAGATGCTGGCTGCTTATGATCTGGTAAGAAATTGCGACTCCAAACGTATCTCAGTGCTGCCTTATGATGGTTGAgacaaaatttatatggaatctaTATTTTTCCGCTAATCCCTAGAATGTACCTCTTATCCTCATGGTCCAAAATGGGTGCTGAGCTCCAGCAATAATATCTGCATTCTAACCATCAGGAATGATGAAAAGAAGTAAGACatagcttcttccttttaggaCATTTATCTGAAATAGAATAGatcatatttgcttttgtttcatcAGCCTGGAGTTGACACATATCCACACTTATTTATTTCATCAGCCTGGAGTTGGCACATATCCACACTTAGTTGCAAAGGAGAATGGAAAATATCATTTCAAGGGGCCATATGCTAAATGTTGTCTCTTGTGTTATGAGGTAATAAGGGGAGAATGGATATCAAGGGACAACCAATAGTCTGCTAGAGAAGTGAATAAGCGATTCactccccgccccccaccaaataacaatgaaaaatgaaaaacagttaaccttaaaattagaaattaagaaaatatagtaaGATATTCCCCTCAACAttaaattgacattttttttt containing:
- the PLCL1 gene encoding inactive phospholipase C-like protein 1 isoform X2; the protein is MAEGAAGREDPAPPDAAGGEDDPRVGPDAAGDCVAAASGGRMRDRRSGVALPGTAGTPADSEAGLLEAARATPRRSSIIKDPSNQKCGGRKKTVSFSSMPSEKKISSANDCISFMQAGCELKKVRPNSRIYNRFFTLDTDLQALRWEPSKKDLEKAKLDISAIKEIRLGKNTETFRNNGLADQICEDCAFSILHGENYESLDLVANSADVANIWVSGLRYLVSRSKQPLDFMEGNQNTPRFMWLKTVFEAADVDGNGIMLEDTSVELIKQLNPTLKEAKIRLKFKEIQKSKEKLTTRVTEEEFCEAFCELCTRPEVYFLLVQISKNKEYLDANDLMLFLEAEQGVTHITEDMCLDIIRRYELSEEGRQKGFLAIDGFTQYLLSSECDIFDPEQKKVAQDMTQPLSHYYINASHNTYLIEDQFRGPADINGYVRALKMGCRSIELDVSDGSDNEPILCNRNNMTTHVSFRSVIEVINKFAFVASEYPLILCLGNHCSLLQQKVMVQQMKKVFGNKLYTEAPLPSESYLPSPEKLKRMIIVKGKKLPSDPDVLEGEVTDEDEEAEMSRRMSVDYNGEQKQIRLCRELSDLVSICKSVQYRDFELSMKSQNYWEICSFSETEASRIANEYPEDFVNYNKKFLSRIYPSAMRIDSSNLNPQDFWNCGCQIVAMNFQTPGPMMDLHTGWFLQNGGCGYVLRPSIMRDEVSYFSANTKGIVPGVSPLALHIKIISGQNFPKPKGACAKGDVIDPYVCIEIHGIPADCSEQRTKTVQQNSDNPIFDETFEFQVNLPELAMIRFVALDDDYIGDEFIGQYTIPFECLQPGYRHVPLRSFVGDIMEHVTLFVHIAITNRSGGGKAQKRSLSVRMGKKVREYTMLRNIGLKTIDDIFKIAVHPLREAIDMRENMQNAIVSIKELCGLPPIASLKQCLLTLSSRLITSDNTPSVSLVMKDSFPYLEPLSAIPDVQKKMLAAYDLMIQESRFLIEMADTVQEKIVQCQKAGMEFHEELHNLGAKEGLKGRKLNKATESFAWNITVLKMKAACYNESE
- the PLCL1 gene encoding inactive phospholipase C-like protein 1 isoform X5, translated to MDPSNQKCGGRKKTVSFSSMPSEKKISSANDCISFMQAGCELKKVRPNSRIYNRFFTLDTDLQALRWEPSKKDLEKAKLDISAIKEIRLGKNTETFRNNGLADQICEDCAFSILHGENYESLDLVANSADVANIWVSGLRYLVSRSKQPLDFMEGNQNTPRFMWLKTVFEAADVDGNGIMLEDTSVELIKQLNPTLKEAKIRLKFKEIQKSKEKLTTRVTEEEFCEAFCELCTRPEVYFLLVQISKNKEYLDANDLMLFLEAEQGVTHITEDMCLDIIRRYELSEEGRQKGFLAIDGFTQYLLSSECDIFDPEQKKVAQDMTQPLSHYYINASHNTYLIEDQFRGPADINGYVRALKMGCRSIELDVSDGSDNEPILCNRNNMTTHVSFRSVIEVINKFAFVASEYPLILCLGNHCSLLQQKVMVQQMKKVFGNKLYTEAPLPSESYLPSPEKLKRMIIVKGKKLPSDPDVLEGEVTDEDEEAEMSRRMSVDYNGEQKQIRLCRELSDLVSICKSVQYRDFELSMKSQNYWEICSFSETEASRIANEYPEDFVNYNKKFLSRIYPSAMRIDSSNLNPQDFWNCGCQIVAMNFQTPGPMMDLHTGWFLQNGGCGYVLRPSIMRDEVSYFSANTKGIVPGVSPLALHIKIISGQNFPKPKGACAKGDVIDPYVCIEIHGIPADCSEQRTKTVQQNSDNPIFDETFEFQVNLPELAMIRFVALDDDYIGDEFIGQYTIPFECLQPGYRHVPLRSFVGDIMEHVTLFVHIAITNRSGGGKAQKRSLSVRMGKKVREYTMLRNIGLKTIDDIFKIAVHPLREAIDMRENMQNAIVSIKELCGLPPIASLKQCLLTLSSRLITSDNTPSVSLVMKDSFPYLEPLSAIPDVQKKMLAAYDLMIQESRFLIEMADTVQEKIVQCQKAGMEFHEELHNLGAKEGLKGRKLNKATESFAWNITVLKGQGDLLKNAKNEALENMKQIQLACLSCGLSKAPSSSAEAKSKRSLEAIEEKESSEENGKL